The following is a genomic window from Falco naumanni isolate bFalNau1 chromosome 10, bFalNau1.pat, whole genome shotgun sequence.
GCATTTTTCTGCCAGGGACATTCATCAGTTTCTGATTCCCCTCCTTGTGGAAGCCCTTCCGCTAGTAattattcttccttctttctctcctctaatctcatcttcttttcccttccttctcgCTCTGCTTCCCTCTACCCCCCTGTTTCCCCTTACCCAATATTAGGTTTCCATTTCGGGTGCAAGGGCTCCAAACATTCACCCCGACCTCCCCGTGTGGGGCATGGCTCACGTTTTCATGGACTGTTTTTCATAGTTTGTGGGGAGCGGACAGCCAGCCCCCGCACTCGGGTGGAGGGCATCCTGGTGCCACAGGTCAGCCTTGCGCAGCCTGCAGgagtgctgctggctctgcccgCGGGCTGGTGTTGGGCAGCCCGTGCCAcgggcacagccagccccatgGTGAGCTCCGCAGGACCGTGCCCGCAGCATTGCCCTTTACGCCTGCATTGCCTGGGGTGGCTATGGAGGCTGCTGGGCTTCCTCATCAGTGCAaatgttttcctgctgctgtcttcTTGTGGGTTATCTTCTACCTTCTGTTCCAGAAGTGGTTAAATTTTAGCAGTGCTTTGTTCTTGGCACTTGTGAAGTCTTTAGCTGTCTTGAAGGACAAATATGTGAGTGTACAAAGTGTCTGTAGTAACAGGAATCTAGCATCctcccctgcacagcagcaaagattCACCAGGTGGTGTATCACATACCACTGTGTCCTTGCTGTGGGATGCTCCGCAACCTTTACTTGGTCCTTGCTGCAGTACCCGTAGCTGTCTCAGCTGCCAAGCCCGTGCTGGTCTTTTACATTTCACAGCTAACCTTTCATGTGTTGCATTTCCTGAACCGCTTGGTTTCAGCATATCTAGAAACCTCTCTGAAGTAATTGCTTCTGATGAAATTTCCCTGGAGATCGGAAAAGGAAGGATGGACTTTGGAGTGACCCTGAGATGCAGCATCTGGTAGGAAGGGGAAAGGGCCTTTCTGATGCctaaagatgttttctttacttGCTCATGCTCCTGGAAATCTTGACGTAGTCTTAGGGCACGTTCATGAAGCTGAGAGTGAAACTACTCAAAACACAGACTGTTGCCTAGGATGAAATCTCACCCTTTGTTCATGGAGATTGCTAGAGCCGGCTGAAAACAGGAGTCAGATGGGGAGCCCCAGTGGGTTTAACCAGCTGCATTCCCCTGCCTCATGAGAGATGCCCCAATGGCTGTTAATGTGTCTGCTGGGAGCATTGCTCCCACCTCTGTACttccagcaaagctgcagctatTGCAGGTGTGTCAGTCAGCCACTGTCCTGAGCAGAACATGGTCCCTGCAGAGAACAGAGGGGCTCCGTCACTGCATCAGCCCCTTATTTTCAGTCCCTTCTCTCCATCAGCGTGTTGCCAGGCTCTTTGTATAGACTCTGCCTCAACTGTTgcatgaataataataataataataataaaaaatgatgtAGTCAGCCCTGTCTGATGCAGATCAGCTTTCTGTTACTCATGACAGCAGTCATCAGCAGTTAGGTATAGTATGTTTGAATGCTAACTCTTCTTGCTCCAATTGCAATGCAGGGCTCGGAGCATTGGGTATTTATAGAGAGAGAAACTCCTAGGCTGGAAGCGGTAGCTCTAAAGAAAGCTCTGGGAGTCAAGAAAGAAGAAGCACATGCAGGTACCTCAAAGGTGAAAATGAGCGTGAGCATATTGAGAGTGGAGATGGCAGGAGGCAAAGCCAAGGAACTGGCAGGCCAGGAAGAGCCAGCAGATGCAGCCCTGGATACCCGGACAAGAGCAAAAATGATTGCTAGTCCAGAGGATTTTGAGTCCGTCTGGGAGGATGAGATCTATGAGAAGGAAAGCAGGGGGGAGCCCAGCCAGGAGGCAGAGTGCCTGCCAGCTGCAAGCGCAGAGGAGGAGCCCCAAGGGCAGGGCGAGGAAGCAACCACCAGTGAGCCAGGTCTGCCCAAGTCACGTCAGCAGCCTGAAGAGAGGCAAAGGGCCAAGATTTTGGGGCCAGAGCCTCCTCAGGGAGAGAGTGAGGTGTTCTCCAAGGACCGTGCTTCTGCAGCCTCCAGGAAGCAGGAGGCCAGAGCGCCGTCCACAACCACAGAGCTTGTTAAAATTAAAGTGAAGGCTGGCGACGACAGCTCAGAGACTTCTGCGAGCCAGAGGATCATCTACTTAGGAGAtccagagggagaggaggacaGTAATGCACACCTGCTCACAGGGGCTGGTGGACGGCTTGGCTTGGAGGAGAGACCAGAAGCCACTGTGAACATGTCTGGGGAGGGATCCGAGCACGTAGCACCTGAAGCAGAAGGGTTCCATCCCTCTTCCTCGGCCAGTCAGCGACACAGGGCAGTGTTTGGAGAACCTGCTGAAGCACCGGAGACGCCTGGGACAGGCTGTGATGGGACCAGCCTGGCGGGACGTCCCACCatgaggcaggaggaagggctgcccctgcagcaagaggaagcatctgctgggctggcaggctgCGAAGCACCCGAGGGAGGTGAAGCCCTACTGTGGTCCCGAGGGGCGGGACCAGAGGAGACACATCGGCAAAGTTCAGTGGGAGGCTTGAAGTTGTGTGACCTGGCAGGGGATGGCCGCAGGGCTGAGGAGCACAGAGGCAGCCCAGTACAGAGCCCGGACATCTGCACCGCAGTGGGGGAGCTCTCGGGAAGGACTGGGGCAGACAGCAATGAGGAGGAAAGTGCCAGAGTGGTTCTTCAGATGGAAGAGATAGAGACCAAGTCACCTCTGTCAGCTGTGCCTTGTCAGGGCCACCCTCACACCACCGTGGGGTCAGAGGGGGATAAGCCCAGCGCTCCTGCCCCTTCGCCCTTTCCCCAGCCatccagccctgtccctgcagagccagccccaggcactgAGCCTGAGGGCAGAAACCTGTCCCAGGGCAGCGGCCCTGTAAGAGCTGTGGGCACACCCAAGGACGTGAACCCCTCAGCGGAGGTGGCACACGAGGAGACAAGCCCTGCAGTGAGCAAAGGAGCACCCAAGGACATGagccctgcagcagaggtggcagTACTTAGGGGCACTGGTCCTGAATCTGAAGAACAACCCCAAGATGTGGGCTTTGCCACATGGAAACCACAGCAAGGTGCAAGTCCTGTTGCAGGAGGaccaccccaaaacacagaTGCTACAGCAGAGCTGATCCAGGTCAGAGACCCAGCCACAGGGGAGATGGACCCTGTTGCAGCGAGGGCAGCCCCGAGCAAAGTTCCTGCCCCAGAAGAGCTGCTCAGGGAGGAGAAGCGCACGACAGAAGAGCTCTCCCAGGACTTGGGGCCCACATCAGGGAAGCTGACCAGAGTTGAAGACAAAAGTCCTTGCATGGAAGAACTGCCTctccaggcagaagcagcagaacaacAGGCTGAGGCCGTGAAAGGAGACCTGCCCCAAGAgggtcccagggctggagggctgCCCCACAGTGCAGATCCCAACGCACAAGAGCCACCCTGGGACTTGGAGTTCAATGTGGGACAAGATTTGCAGGGCAGGAGTTCTACCACAAGAGAAACCACCAGGGACAGGGACCTTGCTCCAGGGCAGCCACCACAGGATAAGTCTCctcccagagaagctgctgaTGTCCCGCACTCCCACACCCCTGTAGCAGGATTGTGTCAAGGAAGCGAGCCATTCTGGTTCTCTAACTTGATCTATGAAGGCAAGGAAGAGCTGCAAGCAAACAATGGGGCACATCAAACACAGTCTGGGTCATCGATGTGTGTGGCTGGGAGGACAGGAGCTGTGTCCCAGGAGCATGGAGATGTCACTGTGGCCACGGGTAGCTTGCAGGGCAGCGAGACCTACAGGAAAACCTCGGTGGCCTCTAAGATTAAGATGTTTGAGCAAAGCGAAACGGAGCGAAGGGCAGCCCAGGAGGGACAAGAGTGTGTGACTGAAGCTGAGACgtcagcaaaagcaaagggaaagacaGGTCTGGCACAGGAGATGCTTTTGAACACGGGCCTCACCTCCCCGCTGGCAGTGCCAGTTACTTCAGTGGCATCCGTGTCCAGTGTGGTCTCCTTGGCCCTTGAGCAAGGGGCTGGTTCAGGAGAcacctcccagcccctctctctGAAGGAAGATGTTTCTGTTGACCTGGAGCATGAAGGAGAAGACAGTGCTGACCTGGCCTCCCCTGACTCTGGCTGCGAGCTCACACTGGCAGAAGCGGTGGTAACTCTTCCAATGAACTGTCCGGATGGAAAGTTCATGCGCATGTTGTGTGGCTCTTTATTATCATGTTCAGTGGCTCCTCACACATCCATTGACTGACAGCAGTGGCTTTGCATCCCCTGTCcttttctgtatgtgtgtgtggtcGGGCTTATTTGCTGAATGCAGACCCGCTGGCCAGTTGGTTcatcagcttttgttttgtgacCCCCTCCGACATTTCGGCTCCCTGGAGAATGCCACTCGCTGAACCCGAGAGCGGGCACCCAAGCTTCATGTCCAGGAGCAAGAAAGGGAGATGGGGGGTGGCTGAAGGAGCTGTGACTCTGTCACGGACACGCACACACACCTCGCAGCAGTGTGCCCACGCTTCCAGCTTCACCCTTGCATTTCTTACGTTGATACCCCTTCTTGCTTAGCTCGCCAGCCTCACCCACCCTCCCCTGTCTTCGGCAAGCTGGTGGCTGGTGATGAAATAGCTTTCTTCGTTCTCCTAAGTGCTAGATGAGCTCCTGTAGAGTTCGTTTCCTTACAACTAACCATTTTCTCTAATCCAGAGCAAATCTCAGGAACCaagtggggaagaaaaggatttaTCTGACCCATCAGTAATATCCAGCCTGAAAGAAGAGAATCTAAAGACTGCTGTTCCAGTGGTCTTCCAGGTCTCAGTGCTGTTTTACTAACTGCTTCTTACCGTAGTAGTATGAAAGCTCACCTTAAGCAGCTGAGGGCTGTGtgcttccagctcctctccccattGCAGAGCTgttgtgtatatatttatacatacacacacacacacacgagaACACGTATGCAGGCGTGTTCCTCTGGAGTTTGTTTGACACTCTGTTTCTCATACCTCTCAACCTCCCAGCAGCGCCAGGGGAGGgtggtgctggcacagcctggccgGTGGGGTGGATGGCTCTGGCTGTGAACGCTTGGACCAGAGTCCAGGTGGTGGGTTTCCTCTGGCATCACTTGGGCTTCGAACCATTCCTAAGGGAGATCTGCTGAGAGCAAGGTGCAAAGTCCAGCAATGGGTCTAGATGTCCCAAAGTCCAGCATGGGTGTAGACTTCCCATGGCTTCATGGCAAAGCATGGCGAGGGGAAGTGTACCCTCTGACGGCGGAGTTGAGAGGTATGTCCATATCCGGAGAAGAGCTGATGGAGGGGGGTCGCCCCTTGGCTCTGATCATGCTGTCAATTACACTGACCAAACACTCAACCAGGTCATTCCTTAGCTCACCGccggctgtgtggggctgcgggaggggagtgctgtgctggtggggcaggCTTAGCccctggtgcagggctgggggcagccccgTGGGGATGGATGGTCCTCCTCCCCCGGGGTGATGCTCTGCAGGGCCCACATGGCTGCTCAGTGGAATTGGCACACTCCTTCGCTTCTCCTTCACCGTGCGTGGCTGATTGGGgcccttttctttcaaactctttgctctttctttccctttgtttgtggtttgttttgtttgtttgtttttttgagtgCCCAACCTTACTGACATAGATACCACTGGTGTCTGAGCTGTTTCTGAATGTCTCTTAACAGACCTGTTGTTTTGCGTACATCCGCTTCCACCGGGTGTGCTGACGTGCCTCCAAGCTCGCCAAGCTTTTCTGTGTGACTGGTCCTTTTTTGAGATGATTAATTACCAATAGGCTTTTGGCAAAACCAGATTGAATAACCCTTCTCCCCCACCCAACCCCTACAAAGTTGCTGCTGTCAGAAAGGTTTCAGTCTCCATGCTTGAGCTGTGTTTGATTCTACTCTGTGATGTTTGCTGCAgccttctttctcctcctcctcccttctcccctgtCGGCACTGCGGCGCCGTGCGGTGCTCACTGTCTCCATCTCTCTCCGCCATTGTGTCTCATTCAGAGAGCGGGCTTGAGGGAGGGCGCTGAGGAGAAAGCTAAGCCACCTCGGCACCGGGCTCCCGAGAGTGACACCGGTGATGAGGAGCAGGACCAGGAGAAGGACTCGGTCTTTCTGAAGGACAACCACCTGGCCATCGAGCGCAAGTGCTCCAGCATCACGGTCAGTTCAACCTCCAGCCTGGAAGCAGAGGTGGACTTCACAGTGATCGGTGACTTCCACGGCACAGCCTTTGAGGACATCTCCCGCAGCCTGCCCGAGCTGGACAAGGACAAGAGTGAAACAGAAGACGAAGGCCTGGTTTCCTTCCAGCACACTGACAAAGTAGTTCCCGGGCTGGAAGAGGATGTCAAAGGCGGGGAGAAGGtcgcccagcccagcccagatGTCTCCCAGCTAGAGGTACACAGGGATGCAGTCCCTCCCAGGACTGTCTCAGTGCCATCGTGCATCCATGTtccttgtcctgctgcctgGTATTCCCTCACTGGTGTGCACTCCCATGTTGGTTTGGAAGAGCATGTCTGGTGTACCTGTTTTCCCCTGATGCACGCTGTCGCCTGTGTTGCATGGCTCTGCTGTGTGTTTTGTGCATCTGCCAACCAGGAGAAGTCCTCGTCTTCTCGTAAGCCCTTGCGTTTGGCTGCCTACCCCGTCCCTCGTATGGCTCCAGCATgtcagcagctgagcagggcaCGTGTCACTAACCAGCGGCTCTGTCCTTGCGTTTTGCATGAAGTCAGTGACCAGTTTGTGTAGTGAAATGTGCTGCCAACTAACATCTCCAGTCatgccagggctgggagggatTTACAGAGTAGCTTTGGGAGCTGCTCCAAAGCTTGTGGAGGGTCACTCCTCTGCCAGGAGTGCTTATAACGGGGCTAAGAAAAATGCATGCGGCATGCTGGAAGTTGAGTGAACGCTACAGGGAGAGGACGCTAgagccagctccagcacagccgAAATGTAGCCTTGCCTCTGCATCGGGCCAGGGCCATCTCCTGCCCGCTCAGCATCGGGGcagccctccagccctggcaggtaagtccccagtgctgcctggagctgccagGGTAAGTCCAGACCTGGAGCcaggaaaaagctgcagaaggagaGGGAGCTTTTTCTGAGCCAGCCTGGAAACCCTCGTGCGGAGTATCTGATGCCGTGGGCTCCTGGGTCCCAGTGTGGCCATGGGCAGGGGTGATCAGCTCTGCAGTGCCCcgtggctggtgctgggcaggggaggctgTTGGCTCGGGAGCGCTGAACACTGGCTAAGCATCCCACATCCCACGTCCCTGTGCAGGAGCCATTGGCAGCTCTGGTTTCCTGTAGTGGGGGAGCGCTGGAAGCCTGTCTCCATTCCCCTGAGGTTCTGACACCCTGGGTGTAACCACAGCCACCGGCAGCTGGTGCAGGTCACAAACCTGCTGTGGGGCATGAGTGAAATGGATTTGGTGGGTCTCACTTGCCTTTTGAAGACCAATTTGACCTAACCCATGGTGTCTGTAAGAAGTCTATCCAAAAAATCCCTGAGATTTCCCTGGGTTTTCACCCCAGGGACAGAGCATCAGGTCTGATGTGGGGCATGTCAGTCACACGGGGCACTTTGCGTGGTGGCCgtctgcccagggcagcagcctggcctcTGCTCTTTGCCCAGGCAGGGCTTGACGTGACATCATATGTGTGTGGCACTTACAGAGtggggcagggatgctctgcttGTGGGGGTCAGCGCACAAGGAGCACTCGAGGCTGTTGGCATCGTGCCCCAGTGCCTGActtgctgtgtttcttctgcagtCATCAGCCCCGAAAACAGATGCTGTGACCGtcagcctggggctgggcatgAAGAAGCCCGAAGCAGATGactctgctccccagcaggtCAGCACCACAGACACAGCCCAGGTGACCTGGTGGCTCTGTCCTCCCGTGGCCCTGCTCCCCAATGGCTCTGCCATGCCTCAGTCCAGCAAAACCTGTCCTTGGGCAGTAGCACTGGGGAGGCAGGTGGCTGAGTGGGGGAGACGGGGGTCTCTGCTCGCCCTTGTCACGCTGGAGTCCCCAAAACATCAAACCAAAGGCCATCCAGAGAGATTCTGTGTGTGTCCCTGGCCCCATCCACCATGCCgctgggcagcactggcacATGGAGATGTCTGCAGAGGGTGACATCCACCATACATGCAGCGTCGTGGCCCTCACTGGCTTCCTCTGGCAGCCAGAACAGCCGCACCATCCCTGCAAGTGTCACCCCCTCCCTGGCACCTCCTGGCTCACCAGGTTTCCTTTGCCCTGGCAGGTGGAAGAAGGCACCCCGGGCAACAGGGACACCACAGCCACTGCTCACACTGGCACGGCAGAGACAGCACTGGCGACCTCAGTAAGCGGGGCTGGCCCCACAAGAGGTGGGGGAGCCGCTGTCCCTTGCAGTCCCTCTGCTCCAGTGAGGGCAACTGgggccagctgtgctggggggggaccCTGCCCCACCGTGGATGTCTGCGGAGGGCGACCTGCCGTGTTTGCCCCCGCGTTACGTCCGAGCCAACATGCCCGTCTGCTCTTCTTTCAGGAtcacagcaccagggctgggaagggggctGTTCCCACGACAGACCTTCGCTCCCTCTCACCGGTGAGTGGGGGACGTGGCACCACCAACCAGGCAgagtggtggggagggaggaaggcatccctgtggggctggggcagcctggggtTGGTCCCACAGGGCCCCCTCCCATGTTCCCAGTGCTGGTACCCTCAGCTGGTGTGTTGGTACTAGGAAGAGCAGAAGGATGCTCAGAAGGTTGGAGAGTGAGATGGCAGGGGACGCCCTGCCCGTGGCCTTTCTCCTGTGCCAGATACACATCttgagcagctgctggaggaggatgATCCCTAAAAAATAGCCCAGTCCCTGGTGAAGTCTCACAGTGGGCTGAGATATCTTTAGCCAGGCAGGACACCCAAGGCCACACACAGTCTTCTGACTCGCAGTGGAGGTGATGGCGAtcagcagccctgcccagcagcaggccTTACTGTGTAAAGTGTTCACCTACTCAACTGCCTCATTTCCATGGAGTCAAGCCTGGCCAAACACCATGCGCTGCCCCAGGCTCATCACTTTGTGCAGCAGGGAGAACGTACCTGGTGCTGCGTGGCTGGGGCACCAGCGTGGCCTTCCCAGCCCTCGCCACGCAGAGCAGGACAGACAGAGCTAGAGGCGGCCTGAGAGCTCTGCACTTAGGGTGGCCCTGAGGATGGGTGGGGATGAGCAAAATGCAGCCATGAAAtcatctccctgctgcagaggccCTTTcttgcagctctgtggaaaCCTCTctctgcccccccgccccccagctACATCCAGTTGGAAGCACAGTGCAGtatctttttgggttttttccccctttgccGCTGTCTGACCTCCTGTGCTTGGCTGAGTGGGTACATCCCGGTGGGAAGGTCCCAGCTCTTTGGGAGCTGGCACTGAGGGCTCCCCCGTGGCTGCCCCgctgatgctgctgctgtctgtcctgCAGATCACCAGTGGCTCCACTGGGAAGGAGGTGCTCACCAGCATATTCAGTGCCACTGCGGAAACCCTCTCCACTTCTACCACTACCCACGTTACCAAGGTAAGAGCAGCTCCAAAGAGGGCAGCCAGGGGGGTCCTGATGTAAGGCATTTGAGGATGGGTGGATTTATATTGTGTTTCATACAGCAGAAAATGCCCCTCTCCTCCTTACAGATGGAAAAAGTGCATGCTGTCCTGTGGGGGACGGCAAGCCAGCGCAGCGCCCCATGGCCAGCTCTGGGCACCCCATGCTCCATTCAGCCCCACGGCGCTGCCTGTCCCATCCAGCCAGGCCTgactgcaggggctgcaggcgTGGACAGCCAGGCACTGGCTGTTCGTCACCTGCGTGCCACCCACGGGGACAGTGAATACGTACTGTGCCCACCTCTGCTCACTGGTagagcaggagggcagggagtCGTTGGGGCGAGGGGAGAGCAGCACGCAGTGTCGCTGACCTCTTGAAGCCCACTGCAGGGGTGGAAGGGACCCCAGTttgggctgccagcagcatgcaTGCAAGCCCCTGCCCATGCAACTGGGTGAGTGTTCCCAGATGTACCTAGAGCCAGATGACAGGTCCCCCTGGCCCAAGAACCCACAGCACCAGTGCTGGAGCACCTTGCCTTGTGTCACCTACAGGAACCTTGTTAGCATGGGCTGTATCGGGTTTATTAGAGCCGGAGTGGTGCAGGCAAGGGGGAGTGATGGtagaaaacaaaggagatgAGACTGCATCAGAGGACCTTACCCATGGCCGTTTCATTCCCAAATTAAGTGCacataaatgaaagcagaagctCAGTGAGGGACTTGAGCAGGAAGGAGGGCTGCTCAGTACTTGCCACCTggcccttttcctttcctccccacctgTGAGCAGCTGTGCCTTGCCGGTTCTAACTGTGCACCAAGTCAAGGGTGTTGGGAGATACACTAAATTGTGGGGGGAGTTCCTAAGGTGATGCTGGCATTGTCCCTCCTCCTGTGGGCTGAGCTACGTTCCCCAGGAGCTGGCCTGTCAGACAGCTGTGGGTGAgtgcttttccttcttgttgTGCAGACTGTGAAAGGAGGGTTTTCCGAGACCCGAATAGAGAAGCGCATCATTATCACAGGAGATGAAGATGTGGACCAGGACCAGGTAGGAGCAGGATGCCCTGGCTttgcccagctctggctgcccttggctgcagcactgcatgcTTCTAGTTCTGGCTTGTACCTGTTTACTCCTCCTCTCCAAAAACTGACCCCTGAGGCCCCCAATCTatcagctctgcccagctcccatCAGCACCCACTGCAGCAGTGAAGCAGCGGTGAAGGTTACATCTCAGCACAGAGCCCAGTGATGGGatcagctttttatttccttaaaacgCATTTCTAGTTGCCCTTTCTCTGTTGGAATACTCCAAAGTGACCCAGgttcttcctctctttccagCACAGTCTCACTACAGGTTGACTCACTCCAAGTGATGGTGTTTTGCACCTGCCTCCATGATGGAGGAACAAAAAATGACAAACTCTTTTGGTGAAATAACAGACTGACACAAATCTCTAAGGCTATAGGGTCATTTTCCTGTGTCCTAACCCTTTGAGATTTGTTGC
Proteins encoded in this region:
- the EPB41L1 gene encoding band 4.1-like protein 1 isoform X2; the encoded protein is MTTETGPGLEVKNAQEEAPQQQLEAAAQGPTAAASPAEGNEKPGAQPDARNMEPGTEMEEKDYSETDGLSDKTTPSKTQKSPQKTTKKVKSALCRVTLLDASEYECEVEKHARGQVLFDMVCEHLNLLEKDYFGLTFCDSDSQKNWLDPSKEIKKQIRSGPWNFAFTVKFYPPDPAQLTEDITRYYLCLQLRADIITGRLPCSFVTHALLGSYAVQAELGDYDAEEHVGNYVSELRFAPNQTRELEERIMELHKTYRGMTPGEAEIHFLENAKKLSMYGVDLHHAKDSEGIDIMLGVCANGLLIYRDRLRINRFAWPKILKISYKRSNFYIKIRPGEYEQFESTIGFKLPNHRSAKRLWKVCIEHHTFFRLVSPEPPPKGFLVMGSKFRYSGRTQAQTRQASALIDRPAPFFERSSSKRYTMSRSLDGEFSRPASVSENHDARAEGEKQDEDGEFGSRRRSEMEDEEVTTPTKIKELKFLDKPEDVLLKHQASINELKRTLKEPNSKLVHRDRDRRLPSSPASSSPKHEDETPKGTPEKASETIEEDTLDGFASEHGASLSMESFTQKSLVSSPEGSEHWVFIERETPRLEAVALKKALGVKKEEAHAGTSKVKMSVSILRVEMAGGKAKELAGQEEPADAALDTRTRAKMIASPEDFESVWEDEIYEKESRGEPSQEAECLPAASAEEEPQGQGEEATTSEPGLPKSRQQPEERQRAKILGPEPPQGESEVFSKDRASAASRKQEARAPSTTTELVKIKVKAGDDSSETSASQRIIYLGDPEGEEDSNAHLLTGAGGRLGLEERPEATVNMSGEGSEHVAPEAEGFHPSSSASQRHRAVFGEPAEAPETPGTGCDGTSLAGRPTMRQEEGLPLQQEEASAGLAGCEAPEGGEALLWSRGAGPEETHRQSSVGGLKLCDLAGDGRRAEEHRGSPVQSPDICTAVGELSGRTGADSNEEESARVVLQMEEIETKSPLSAVPCQGHPHTTVGSEGDKPSAPAPSPFPQPSSPVPAEPAPGTEPEGRNLSQGSGPVRAVGTPKDVNPSAEVAHEETSPAVSKGAPKDMSPAAEVAVLRGTGPESEEQPQDVGFATWKPQQGASPVAGGPPQNTDATAELIQVRDPATGEMDPVAARAAPSKVPAPEELLREEKRTTEELSQDLGPTSGKLTRVEDKSPCMEELPLQAEAAEQQAEAVKGDLPQEGPRAGGLPHSADPNAQEPPWDLEFNVGQDLQGRSSTTRETTRDRDLAPGQPPQDKSPPREAADVPHSHTPVAGLCQGSEPFWFSNLIYEGKEELQANNGAHQTQSGSSMCVAGRTGAVSQEHGDVTVATGSLQGSETYRKTSVASKIKMFEQSETERRAAQEGQECVTEAETSAKAKGKTGLAQEMLLNTGLTSPLAVPVTSVASVSSVVSLALEQGAGSGDTSQPLSLKEDVSVDLEHEGEDSADLASPDSGCELTLAEAVSKSQEPSGEEKDLSDPSVISSLKEENLKTAVPVVFQRAGLREGAEEKAKPPRHRAPESDTGDEEQDQEKDSVFLKDNHLAIERKCSSITVSSTSSLEAEVDFTVIGDFHGTAFEDISRSLPELDKDKSETEDEGLVSFQHTDKVVPGLEEDVKGGEKVAQPSPDVSQLESSAPKTDAVTVSLGLGMKKPEADDSAPQQVEEGTPGNRDTTATAHTGTAETALATSDHSTRAGKGAVPTTDLRSLSPITSGSTGKEVLTSIFSATAETLSTSTTTHVTKTVKGGFSETRIEKRIIITGDEDVDQDQALALAIKEAKLQHPDMLVTKAVVYRETEPSPEERDKKPQES
- the EPB41L1 gene encoding band 4.1-like protein 1 isoform X5, with the protein product MTTETGPGLEVKNAQEEAPQQQLEAAAQGPTAAASPAEGNEKPGAQPDARNMEPGTEMEEKDYSETDGLSDKTTPSKTQKSPQKTTKKVKSALCRVTLLDASEYECEVEKHARGQVLFDMVCEHLNLLEKDYFGLTFCDSDSQKNWLDPSKEIKKQIRSGPWNFAFTVKFYPPDPAQLTEDITRYYLCLQLRADIITGRLPCSFVTHALLGSYAVQAELGDYDAEEHVGNYVSELRFAPNQTRELEERIMELHKTYRGMTPGEAEIHFLENAKKLSMYGVDLHHAKDSEGIDIMLGVCANGLLIYRDRLRINRFAWPKILKISYKRSNFYIKIRPGEYEQFESTIGFKLPNHRSAKRLWKVCIEHHTFFRLVSPEPPPKGFLVMGSKFRYSGRTQAQTRQASALIDRPAPFFERSSSKRYTMSRSLDGEFSRPASVSENHDARAEGEKQDEDGEFGSRRRSEMEDEEVTTPTKIKELKPEHETTPRHKQEFLDKPEDVLLKHQASINELKRTLKEPNSKLVHRDRDRRLPSSPASSSPKHEDETPKGTPEKASETIEEDTLDGFASEHGASLSMESFTQKSLVSSPEGSEHWVFIERETPRLEAVALKKALGVKKEEAHAGTSKVKMSVSILRVEMAGGKAKELAGQEEPADAALDTRTRAKMIASPEDFESVWEDEIYEKESRGEPSQEAECLPAASAEEEPQGQGEEATTSEPGLPKSRQQPEERQRAKILGPEPPQGESEVFSKDRASAASRKQEARAPSTTTELVKIKVKAGDDSSETSASQRIIYLGDPEGEEDSNAHLLTGAGGRLGLEERPEATVNMSGEGSEHVAPEAEGFHPSSSASQRHRAVFGEPAEAPETPGTGCDGTSLAGRPTMRQEEGLPLQQEEASAGLAGCEAPEGGEALLWSRGAGPEETHRQSSVGGLKLCDLAGDGRRAEEHRGSPVQSPDICTAVGELSGRTGADSNEEESARVVLQMEEIETKSPLSAVPCQGHPHTTVGSEGDKPSAPAPSPFPQPSSPVPAEPAPGTEPEGRNLSQGSGPVRAVGTPKDVNPSAEVAHEETSPAVSKGAPKDMSPAAEVAVLRGTGPESEEQPQDVGFATWKPQQGASPVAGGPPQNTDATAELIQVRDPATGEMDPVAARAAPSKVPAPEELLREEKRTTEELSQDLGPTSGKLTRVEDKSPCMEELPLQAEAAEQQAEAVKGDLPQEGPRAGGLPHSADPNAQEPPWDLEFNVGQDLQGRSSTTRETTRDRDLAPGQPPQDKSPPREAADVPHSHTPVAGLCQGSEPFWFSNLIYEGKEELQANNGAHQTQSGSSMCVAGRTGAVSQEHGDVTVATGSLQGSETYRKTSVASKIKMFEQSETERRAAQEGQECVTEAETSAKAKGKTGLAQEMLLNTGLTSPLAVPVTSVASVSSVVSLALEQGAGSGDTSQPLSLKEDVSVDLEHEGEDSADLASPDSGCELTLAEAVSKSQEPSGEEKDLSDPSVISSLKEENLKTAVPVVFQRAGLREGAEEKAKPPRHRAPESDTGDEEQDQEKDSVFLKDNHLAIERKCSSITVSSTSSLEAEVDFTVIGDFHGTAFEDISRSLPELDKDKSETEDEGLVSFQHTDKVVPGLEEDVKGGEKVAQPSPDVSQLEDHSTRAGKGAVPTTDLRSLSPITSGSTGKEVLTSIFSATAETLSTSTTTHVTKTVKGGFSETRIEKRIIITGDEDVDQDQALALAIKEAKLQHPDMLVTKAVVYRETEPSPEERDKKPQES